The nucleotide window TTCCGCAGTCACATCCGTATCACCTTCAATGGACCACGGCGACAAAGCTCTGTCCTCGTCCTCAGACAACGCCATTGAAACTGTTTCATACAACTATGCTTGTTGATGTCGAATTATTGGAGGGTGGTCAGTGGAAGAAGATTGGTCGACGAGAACCTGAAGTTAGTTCTTATTAACCATCACCATTCCCCATCCAAGACTTGTTCTGTTTCTTGCCATTCGTTGATGTCCTCTGAATCTCTGTTATCCATGCTATGAGGAGTTCAATTTTGTGCAAAGCTTCAACCACTGCTTATTATTAGAGCTAAAACTGGATAGAAAGATCTACTCCACCATTGTTGATCTACCTCTAATTTTTTGCCcctttttttaatgaaatttttgggACTTTTATGTTGAttgagaaaatagaaaaaacaacaaaacaaacatgtttcttaaaaattgaaaaagcaagctattttggaaaatgaaaaGTGAAACTGAAAATTGAAAATGTTTTCTTAAACCAAACACATTTTCAACCAACATAGAACAATTTTGTCACCCTCAGGTCACACAGAACAAGGAAGTGCAGTTATTATTGACACGGATAGGTAGTAATCCTTGTGGCAGTCAACAACACAATTAGGGCTGGAAGTGAGTCAATTCAGCTCATGAGCCAGCTTAAACTCGACTCGTTAATAGCTTGATAAGCTAAAGGGCTTGTTTGGCTGAacttttaagaaaatatctttttttagttatctttttttaaaagatcttatgaaaaaaaagtaaaagtaattttatatttggatatctcatgcaaaaagatctttttatctatcaattatgtgcatgtttgggcgccattattttgttaaaaaaagatcttttttcaatgaaaaaagatctttttttattttttaacgtgtttggcaaatttctagtagtaaaagtaaaagcactagtaaaataaaaaaaagatcttttttgagaagctataatttacatctttttttaaaagatcttttttccttaaaaaaaagatgtttttcatgtaataaataaacaaaaaagtacttttatattgttatacccaaacataattgatagataaaaagacctttttacatgagatatccaaacataaaattacttttacttctctataagatcttttaaaaaaagataactcgaaaaaagatcttttcttagaagctcacccaaacaagccctaTATTtgagtataacaatataaaagtacttttttgtttatttattacatgaaaaacatctttttttttaaggaaaaaagatcttttaaaaaaagatgtaaactacaacttctcaaaaaagatttttttttatttttctggtgcttttacttttactactagaaatttgtcaaacacgctaaaaaataaaaaaaaaaagatcttttttcattaaaaaaaaatctttttttatcaaaataatattgggcttgtttgggtgagcttttaagaaaagatcttttttcgagttatctttttttaaaagattttataaaaaagtaaaagtaattttatgtttggatatcttccttttaattgagttcttgcaccaaaacttttttttaattggatccctatacttttttttccttttaattaagtctctgcaccaattttttttttaattgggtccctatacaattaaaccaattactgtcaagagggacctaattgaaaaaaataattggtaCAAGaacccaattaaaaggaaaaaaagtatagagacctaattaaaaatttcgcgaaactatagggaccaacagaataattatatatatataattattaatacacaTATCTTATATACATTTAATctatacttttaatattatatatacctatgaaatagtaatatataattctatatatactaatgatctttatttaaaattttatatttatttttatatataattttgatgtaggatataaataaaaaatttataatttattgatagatagacaataaataatattgatctttttaaatattttttaaaatataatttattgatatagaattatagattatgttCCTATTATTTGAGCTAGCTCGTGAGCTTAAACTAGCTCGTAAGTTTTCGGTGAGCCGAGCTTGAGCTTAAGAAATAGGCTCGAGTGTTAATGAGTCAAGCTCGACTCACTTCCAGCCCTAAACACAATATTAGACAAGATATAAGGACATAAATTAGCGAAATTCATCCTTTCCAAAATCAAACTGGTAAgactcaatgcatgaaaataGAGAATGAGTAATCATTAGCAGAATAATATCCAGTTACCTTCCCAAAAGTATTCTTGCTTTTGCACACAATATGAAGTTTTTGGCCCTTTGGAGGCACATCAAATGCCCACGTGAATCCTTCTTTCCATTCTGGAGAAGTACCATGAACCATCTAAGAAGCAAACACAACACGATAAAAATAAATGCTCTTCCACAGGAAAAACTGGACTGAGTCAAAAGTAGATCATATCTGACAAATAAATTTTGGCAGAATTATACAATCAAAACTAAAACTTTTTGGGCTAGGAAATTTGAGAAGAGCAAACAAAAGTTTGTTGGACAGAATGTTAACCTGTGTCcatgaatattttaaaaaggaaaagaaaataaaaaagaacaaaggaCTGACATTTCAGGTCcaaatgaaaattaataaaCAGCAAAATGTACAAGCTTAGATATAAAATTGGTGCTCTTGCATGATGGAGCAAATTGATTATTCTTAGGAAAGAATACCTTGGTTTGGTTTGGAGGACCATTGCCTATTGTCAACCTGCAAAATGCATATGTACCTCCCATAGTTTGCTTGAGGTTATTTCCACGCTTAATGATGACAGTCAAACAACCTGGTAAGCAGTGCAGAAGAGAATCTGCCTTCTCATGGAAGCTTGGTGGGCAGGTTTTCATGAGCATTTGCAAGATGGGGATCGCTTCAGCAGCAACTATAGCCTGAGACTTTGCAATATCTATTGGCATAGTTGACCAAGATTGTTTCAGCAAGCAAAAGGTATCAAGTACGGAGTCCTGAGCTGCTTCACCACCAGATTTAAGAGCTCCTACCAAATGAGGAATACAAAGTGTTGCAGCTTCGGACACATGGAGCTTAGGGAAGTTCATGAATATCACATGCAGTGTTTTCAAAACCTCTTCATTGATTGTGGCAGTTGACCACAACTCTCTTTCCAATgaagctatatatatataacaaaccAACTAAACTTATAAGTAATATATTTGGTATTTATCTAATAGACAaggaaaagaaacttattatacTAGCTGCCATGCAGCAGAAAATCCTTCATACACCATCCCCTTTCCCCTTATGCTAAAATGAAACTACAAAGAGAAATGTACATAACAAACTTAGTATTTTTCGTATTTAGTTGCAGCACAATGCACGCTGCTTCAATGACAACTCTTCTGACAAGCAAGTTTTATAGGATAGGATTAGACATGTGCCATCTATTTTGTGTAAAGCTCATGATATTTATAGAACACTTTTCCTCGGACAGTTTGAGAGACTGGAAAGCTATGCTTCATAGATAACTCTTTTGGCTGTTTTTTGCTCATGTATGGAGGAACTCTATTAGGGACTTGGGTATTATGGGTGCTCAAAGTCCCACATCGAGTAGTATGGGATGCTTGATGTTGTATATAAGGAGAGTGGTTCTTCCCCCTTAACAGCTAGCTTTTAAGGTGTGGTTTCCTATTTTCCTTAGATATTTAACAATGGTATCAGAGCATGGTTGTTAGTATGGGATGCTTGATGTTGTATATAAGGAGAGTGATTCTTCTCCCTTAACAGCTAGCTTTTAAGGTGTGGTTTCCCACTTTCCTTAGATACTTAACAAACTCTTATCCACTATATTGTAttattcttctcttcatcttaataGAATCCTTGTCTTAAGAATAAACAGCGAAATTAGGATTTACAATTGGAAATGAAGAGAATGGACGAAGATCAACTTATTTATATACCATGACATTTCCAATTATACTGGCTCAAACAAAAAGCGGCATTTCAAATAACAATCATTCCTCACATATGACTACACTTCTTGCTTAAAACTATATCTCTGtaaaacattaaattaaaacttttataCTACAAATCGGAATACATACAGAAAACATCGTTGGAAGCCCCCTCCTGTCACCATAATAAGTCCACAAGGACCCCGAGAACTACAAATCGGAATACATACAGAAAACATCGTTGGAAGCCCCCTCCTGTCACCATAATAAGTCCACAAGGACCCCGAGAAAAGGCTCAAAATATAACTTAATCGTCGCAGTTCTAGTGTAATTCTTTCTTTGaagtttgaaaatttaaaactagTACATCAAAATTCGACATCTGTACTCACTAATATTATAGTTTAATAATGCCCATCAAAGCATCCCATACAATTTTGTAGTCAAGTCATAGAATAGATTGTGTTGACAAAAGCAAAGTAAATGATAGTATGACAGGTTTTGAAGCTTGAAAATGTGTGCTATTGAACGAATTTCTGGGGACTACATTAAACCAAAGAGAGAACTAAGCAGAAATAGGCTTACTACAAAGATGATAGATGATAGTATGATATGATGCAATGGCTCTGTTTGATCCCCATTGTTGTTATTGTCATACATTAAACCAAAGATATGAACAGGAATTAACTTGCATCTCAAGTAAAGAACAAATCAGGTAATATCAAACAGACATGATTACTAACAAAAATGCCAAATGTAGTTGGGGATTGAATAGTGCAAGTCTAGATTGGACAACACATAAACAGAAGTAGCATTTAAAATATACCTGTCAAAGACCTGATTAGCTCATTTGACACATATTCTTGTAGAGTGTGGGTAGAGAACAAAAATTTGATCAGCAATGCTGCTTGTGCAGCAACTTCTGTATTTAGAGACAGCAGCAATTCCTGAATCACCAATATGCCCCCAGCTTCTGCAACAGCTCTTCTGTTGGTCCTGCTGTTCATGACGAAGTTCTGCAATGCACATATAGCCACCATCTTCATTTCTTCAGTTGGCTGATCTTCAAGTAAACTTATCAATGCACGGCATGCAGAAACTGAGTCACTAGCTCTAGCATGTCCCTCGTACTGTGAAAGATCTCCTAGAGCTAAAGCAGCAAGAAGCTTGCCAGGCTCTGATTTGGTATGCGGATCTAATAGATACTGTGATAATGGTGCTATAGCATACTTCGACACCTTCATCTCTCGTACTTTCACATTGTTGAATAAAGCTTCGAGTAATCTACCAGATGCTTCTTCACAATTATGAGATCTTAGAAGGTCCAGCAGAGCATCTATAGCTCCAGCTTCCACCATCTGTTCAGCACTTGAAGCATCACTTGTGTCATGAACTACTAATGCGTTAAGGGCTATGCTAACTGTATTCTCAACTTTTGAGTTTAACAGTTTTACAAGAACCGCCACAGGAACTTTAAAATAGTAATCCGCATCAGAATATAATATATTAGAGAGAACTAAAGCAGCTGATTCCCAGAGTGCATGTGGCGGTTGAGGATCATCTTGAATAATAACCTTTGCAAGCTCAAAAATACCTCCGGCATCAGCAACTGCCTTTGGCCAGGTTTTGGAAAGTTTTTCCAATGCTTTTATTGCTGTTTGTTGCAAGTTCAATATTCCAATTCCTGCAAGCTGTACAAGAGGTGGAACTGCATTTTTTGTTGAAATATCCTGTTGAAAATGCTCCTGTGCAAGAATATGAGCTAAGAGTTCTGTGCCAAGTTGCTGAATAGCTTGGGATGGGGATTCCAGAAAAGAAATCAAGGGTTCAATAACTTCACTAGGTGTAAGCTTTAAAGTTGCAAGACTTTGTGGCTTTTCCAATATGTTTACAAGTGCTTGTAAGGCACTATGCTGTCCCCATAAGTTGAAATCTCGACATAGCAAAACATGGAAAAGGGGTTCTACAATTTTTGCAGCCTCTGAACTTCTGGCAATTGCATTACTATTTGTTAAGATGCGAAACAGCTCAGCTATAGTAGAGCATAATGAGCTAGGTGCTAATGGTAGTAGCTTGAGACAGTTATTAATAATTCCAGATTTGACCATGTCTAATTTGGTTGGAGTCCTATCTTTGCCCAATCTGAGGAGAACAGATATGGTTGCCTCAATAAGCTGATAGTTTGTACCAGAAACCAAGCTGACAAGGAAATCCACGATGTTGCAGGCTGCTGCAAGCTCTACCTGATGTTCATCTTCTAACAATCTGTCAAAAGCACAAACCCCAGACTCTATCGCACTCTCAGAATCAGACTGCATCAGTGATATAAGGGGTTCTATGCATTCTGAGGCAATTCGTTCTGCTCTGATCTTACTATTACCAAACAGTACAAAGCAGAGTTGCGCAGCATAATTCTTCAACTCCAAGGATGAAGCGGAGGACAATATTTTGTGTAAACTTTCAAGGGGGTTGCCTTCTACATCAATAAACAGAGATGCTTTTGAAGAATTTCCTGACATTAACTTGACCAAGGCCATTAAAGCAGCCTCCTGCTCACTTCCTGACGTATTATTCAGCATGTCAACCAATGGATGAACGGCCTGTTTAGCTAATTCTGAGTCTCTAATATTCACAGAATCAAAGAGTTCATGGAGTGCTCTAGCTGCACTATATCTAGAATTTCTTGAACCAAGACGCAAAACAGCTATGAGTTGGTTCAGTGAATTTGTCGATGCTTCATGATTAATTAGGTCAGAATTGCAATATAATATTCTCAGTAAGTCAGAAATAGTAGCCTCAGTAGTGTCTTGAGGGCTCAAGGACAGGTATTTGTTCAAAGCCTCCAGAGCTCCAGCTTCAGCAagtattaatttatttgtatcACTCCCATCTGCAAGGGAAATCAAGAGTCTAAGGGCAGCTGCTGGAGCACCGGGCCTTTCTGGTATTGGTTTCAAGAGATCTACTAAAAGAGGTATAGATTTCCGTGCAACAGATCCCAGTCTTACATCCTCAATTTCAAATAGATGATCCAAAACAACTTGATCAGGAGTTCGCACCAAGGAAAACTCATCTGATAAAGCCATGAGATTTGGCATATCTGTTTCTATATGCCCAATCATAGTTATCAATCCTGGGACAGCACCAGAATTTGCAATGGCAAGACCTATTCCCTTATCACCATTTTGAACAAGACTAGCCATAGCCTGGGCAGCAAAATATTTGTCAATTACTTCCTCAGATGTTAGAAGTAGATTCAGAGAAGGTACAGTGCACATTGTTGCAGGAGATTGAATGACCTTTGTATCTTGAAATAAAATGGCCAAGAGTAATGCGCTGATCCATATTTCTTCAGTATCCTCATATTGTGCCTGTCGATAGGGAGAAATGAAGTAGTCTATCAGATTCAGCAATGATGATTTTTTCCACAATCTAACAGACAAATAAATCTTTGAACCAGAAATGCTCAATACCAATCATCAACCATGTATACTAAATATAGTATTTTAAGGGGCAATTGATTAATACtagaatttatatttcttgcttcAGACGAATTCAGGCCCAGGCAACCTTACacggaaaaaaaattatcacagtgtacattaaaaaaaaagtagggCTTTAGACCAACAAGcatgttaaattaaaattgtatgaGAGAGGAGTTCAAAGTTTTGtataaaaagaaacaaattatagaataattttaaaatcggaACACAATTCGGCAGGCTGCACTTAGCCTGGATTTTCACCCACATCTTTCCCAAAGTACATCCTGAACTCAGTTCCTAGCTGAACACCAATAAATCTCCAATTCTCATTATTCCTTCTTCAATAGAAACTTTCCAAACCATTCTCTTTTcagaaaaatgttaagaacagcTTTGCAAATCCATTGAATTCGAATACATCATAGATCTAAAATGAAAGACAATTTTTGTTgctctcctctttcttttgcAAATTCTATGTAGAGCTCCCAAGTTATTGTTGTATGTCTGATTGTAAAAGGATATTTTCAAGCCAGTTTAAAGCAGTAAATGCCTATGTAGGTGGCAGGTAGAAACTAGTGCTGTTGCACAGCCTTTGATGGCAAATTAGGCATTTTATATTCCAGAGTACATGGATATCAGCAAATGAGCTATCACATTAGTTAGATATGATGTCATTCATGTGGCACTACTTAAGGTTGTAAACTTCATCGACAAGTATCAAAATCTCTAGAACGCAAGGTCTAGAGTCCAACcattgtaaataataattaaaatttcaacaAACGGTAAAGTAGACCTATGTGTTGTCCATGTAAGAAGGGCAATGGGCCATTGCAAGAAGAGGCTCTGTtagatataaatttaattatgtatataCCTAATAGTTTAAATTTTGGAAACAAGGATTCACTAAAAATTGGTTATCAAAGAGACAACACAATGAAAGTGGGTTAAATTGGTATACCTGTGGATTTGAGACATGTCTTGCAAGTTTCTCAGAGAGAATTTCCAGTCCACCAGCttccaaaattattaatttgtttgttaCCTGGACAGAAGCAATAATTGAGAGTAACCACAAGGCAACAGTACCACCCAAGACTGTGGCTGCATCAGGAATTTCTGACTCATCAACTTCTGGAAATGCATTCTTCTCCATAAAACCTCTAGGGGTGCAAACTTCGATTTCTAACAATGAACAATTAGAACTTTGCTTCATCATGTCAACTAAGGAGTAAATCAATGGTTTTTGATATCCAGAAGTGTCAAGCAAATCCATTGAGAGCTCTTTCTTATCCTTTACAGTGCAAATTAGTAAGGCAGCTGCTCCAACTTTTACTTCTAAACTAGCAGAGTTAATTATTCTATGAGCTAATGATCCAGTGCATCTGGAACTAGAAGACAACAAGTCACCAAGAACAACTGGCTGATCTCCACAAAGTCTGGACAAAATTTCAATTGCCTTGTCTTGCACAATAGGTGGACCATCAGCAAGGCAGCAGACAAGGGGTTCTAAGCAAGATTTATCAGCCAGAACCAACAATGGAGGATAAGTGAGGCTGACATCATGTTTTGTCCTAGCTAGCAATGCAATCACATCTAAAGCATCTGCAGCTTCAGTCTCATCTATATGCATAGATCTTAACGAATCAACAAGGGCTAGCAAAGTTAAACGGCACTGTTCGTCTCCCTTAAGAAGATCTCCTACTGAAAAATGCTTCAATAATTCATGAAGAGCTCGTGATGCATTTTGTTTACCTTCCAAGGTTCCTTTCTCCAGAATTCTTGTTAAAGCTGGAACAACATCTTCAGCCAGGGCCTCGGCAGCAATATAAGGATCAAAAAGAAGGTTGGCCAATGCAGCAACAGCAGATTCAGAAGCAGCAACAGCAGATTCAGAAGCAGCAACAGAAGTTTCTGCATCATCCACACAGCATGTTTTAGCCAACTTAATTAGTGGTTGAACATCTCCTTCAAGTACTATATAAGACAACTTATTTGCAGCTTTGCTATTGGTTGGACGTGATAGAGAACTTAATGCTCGAGCTGACTGAATGGCCACACCTTGATTTTTGTTAGTCAGAAGCTTCATTAAAGGAAGCACAAGGTCTTCATTTACTAGACCATCACAAATGTCTTGTCTTGTGGTAAATAAATTAGCTATCGCTGAAGTTGCAAATTCTTGGGTTTCCTCATTTGATGCATTGATAACCTGAACAAGACATCTTAGGCCTTTATTTGCTGCACATCCCTTTTCCACAAGATCTTTCTGTGAAACCACAGTAAGTACATGACCTAAAACTCGGATTATATGTCCCTTTGAGGTTGGAGAATCTCCTAGGAGCATTGCTAATAGCTGATTTATCGTTGCAGAATCAGCAACTCTGACAAGCTTCATCAGTGCCAAAGCAGAAGCTTCTTGTCCTTTTGGTCCACCACTCTTAAGAAGCCACAGAAATGCTGGAATGGCCCCAGCAATTTCAACGCAAGCACGGATGTCTTCACTGTGACAACACAAACTCCAAAGAACATGAGCTGCTTCCTCTCTTGCTTTTTGCGATCCTGTCTCCAGCAACTGCACCAATGGTGGAATCCCTCCAGCAGCAGTGATTGCCCACTTGCTGTCCTCAACTTGGTCAGTTAAGATTGCTAGCAGTTCAACCGAGTACTCTTGATGCTGCTCACTAGATAATCCCAGCATAGATATAAGTAACTGAataccttctcttttttttatcgcCTCCCATATTCCTACCCTGTCACAGCACAAGCTTGTCAGTGAACGTATCAAATACCCTTGCACATCAATGGCAGCCATAGTTATAAGCCCAATGAGAACCTTCTTTGAGTCTGCTTGATAGAGAAACTTCGAGAGATAGACATTACCATATAGGCTAGCCATGGCCTCAAGGACACGCTCTTGAATAAGCTTGTTATCTCGAGGCTTTAAAAGAGTTACTAAAATATCCTCTATCTTAGTTGCATCAAAATGATCCTGATCATCATCAACTTTTTCCTCAAAGACCATAAGGGTGTAAGCAAGAGCGCCTATTATATCACCAACTGGAGCTGTCAAACGAGGAGAACAGGAAAGTTCTGCAAGATATATTATTAATGCAGGCATGCCACCACATAAATTGGCTAGAGCTCGTGTTGCATGCCCTTGAAGAGCCTGGCCGCCATCAGATTGCATACATTCTTTTGAAGGAGCAACTATGGCTCCAATAAGGATTTGAACACCATCAGAATCAACAATACCTTTCTTCGCATTGGTTGACTTTGAAGAAAGGGCCTCTAGAGCAT belongs to Arachis duranensis cultivar V14167 chromosome 8, aradu.V14167.gnm2.J7QH, whole genome shotgun sequence and includes:
- the LOC107461291 gene encoding protein CELLULOSE SYNTHASE INTERACTIVE 3 isoform X1, coding for MSKSPSLEKHQSVYSSSEPREFIMATEIEDPESTMSTVAKLVEQLHAKLSSAQEKELITTRLLGIARRRKDGRALIGTHSQAMPLFINILRNGTSLAKVNVATILSVLCKDEDLRLKVLLGGCVPPLLSILKYESTDARKAAAEAIYQVSIGGLSEDHVGMKIFVTEDVVPTLWNLLSPKNKQDKIVEGFITGALRNLCGDKDGYWNATLEAGGIEIIVDLLSSDNAVSQSNAASLLARLMSAFSGSIPKVIDSGAVKALVRLVGEENNISVRAGAADALEALSSKSTNAKKGIVDSDGVQILIGAIVAPSKECMQSDGGQALQGHATRALANLCGGMPALIIYLAELSCSPRLTAPVGDIIGALAYTLMVFEEKVDDDQDHFDATKIEDILVTLLKPRDNKLIQERVLEAMASLYGNVYLSKFLYQADSKKVLIGLITMAAIDVQGYLIRSLTSLCCDRVGIWEAIKKREGIQLLISMLGLSSEQHQEYSVELLAILTDQVEDSKWAITAAGGIPPLVQLLETGSQKAREEAAHVLWSLCCHSEDIRACVEIAGAIPAFLWLLKSGGPKGQEASALALMKLVRVADSATINQLLAMLLGDSPTSKGHIIRVLGHVLTVVSQKDLVEKGCAANKGLRCLVQVINASNEETQEFATSAIANLFTTRQDICDGLVNEDLVLPLMKLLTNKNQGVAIQSARALSSLSRPTNSKAANKLSYIVLEGDVQPLIKLAKTCCVDDAETSVAASESAVAASESAVAALANLLFDPYIAAEALAEDVVPALTRILEKGTLEGKQNASRALHELLKHFSVGDLLKGDEQCRLTLLALVDSLRSMHIDETEAADALDVIALLARTKHDVSLTYPPLLVLADKSCLEPLVCCLADGPPIVQDKAIEILSRLCGDQPVVLGDLLSSSSRCTGSLAHRIINSASLEVKVGAAALLICTVKDKKELSMDLLDTSGYQKPLIYSLVDMMKQSSNCSLLEIEVCTPRGFMEKNAFPEVDESEIPDAATVLGGTVALWLLSIIASVQVTNKLIILEAGGLEILSEKLARHVSNPQAQYEDTEEIWISALLLAILFQDTKVIQSPATMCTVPSLNLLLTSEEVIDKYFAAQAMASLVQNGDKGIGLAIANSGAVPGLITMIGHIETDMPNLMALSDEFSLVRTPDQVVLDHLFEIEDVRLGSVARKSIPLLVDLLKPIPERPGAPAAALRLLISLADGSDTNKLILAEAGALEALNKYLSLSPQDTTEATISDLLRILYCNSDLINHEASTNSLNQLIAVLRLGSRNSRYSAARALHELFDSVNIRDSELAKQAVHPLVDMLNNTSGSEQEAALMALVKLMSGNSSKASLFIDVEGNPLESLHKILSSASSLELKNYAAQLCFVLFGNSKIRAERIASECIEPLISLMQSDSESAIESGVCAFDRLLEDEHQVELAAACNIVDFLVSLVSGTNYQLIEATISVLLRLGKDRTPTKLDMVKSGIINNCLKLLPLAPSSLCSTIAELFRILTNSNAIARSSEAAKIVEPLFHVLLCRDFNLWGQHSALQALVNILEKPQSLATLKLTPSEVIEPLISFLESPSQAIQQLGTELLAHILAQEHFQQDISTKNAVPPLVQLAGIGILNLQQTAIKALEKLSKTWPKAVADAGGIFELAKVIIQDDPQPPHALWESAALVLSNILYSDADYYFKVPVAVLVKLLNSKVENTVSIALNALVVHDTSDASSAEQMVEAGAIDALLDLLRSHNCEEASGRLLEALFNNVKVREMKVSKYAIAPLSQYLLDPHTKSEPGKLLAALALGDLSQYEGHARASDSVSACRALISLLEDQPTEEMKMVAICALQNFVMNSRTNRRAVAEAGGILVIQELLLSLNTEVAAQAALLIKFLFSTHTLQEYVSNELIRSLTASLERELWSTATINEEVLKTLHVIFMNFPKLHVSEAATLCIPHLVGALKSGGEAAQDSVLDTFCLLKQSWSTMPIDIAKSQAIVAAEAIPILQMLMKTCPPSFHEKADSLLHCLPGCLTVIIKRGNNLKQTMGGTYAFCRLTIGNGPPNQTKMVHGTSPEWKEGFTWAFDVPPKGQKLHIVCKSKNTFGKTTLGRVTIQIDKVVTEGVYSGIFSLNHHDGNKDGSSRTLEIEVMWSNRISDEDI